A DNA window from Novipirellula aureliae contains the following coding sequences:
- a CDS encoding ABC transporter permease produces MSAISALFVLLIVLLLVADILFTSFSDFAEALAKPEIQVAFRLTLLTCTAAAILSIWVATPLGYLLSRYRFPGRWFIDTLVDIPIVLPPLVLGLSLLILFHLSIGGWELEAWLRDRVGFPVTYRWPAVVLAQFSVACAFAVRTMRVTFDQIDPRAEDVARTLGCTRAQAFLQIAIPQAWRGMIAATTIAWARALGEFGPILVFAGATRMRTEVLSTTVFLELSIGQLDAAVAVSLLMVAMAVFVLLVLRVLGTGLTA; encoded by the coding sequence ATGAGCGCCATCTCGGCTCTGTTCGTGCTGCTGATCGTTCTACTGTTGGTTGCCGATATCCTGTTCACTTCATTCTCTGACTTTGCCGAGGCGTTGGCCAAGCCGGAAATCCAAGTGGCGTTTCGTCTGACCCTGCTGACCTGTACCGCTGCCGCGATCCTTTCGATTTGGGTTGCCACGCCGCTAGGCTACCTACTATCTCGTTATCGTTTCCCTGGACGATGGTTCATCGACACCCTGGTGGACATCCCAATTGTGCTGCCACCGTTGGTGCTAGGCCTTAGCTTGCTGATCCTGTTTCACCTTTCGATCGGAGGCTGGGAACTCGAAGCTTGGCTCCGTGATCGTGTCGGTTTCCCCGTTACCTATCGCTGGCCTGCCGTCGTGCTGGCTCAGTTTTCGGTGGCCTGCGCGTTCGCTGTGCGGACGATGCGAGTGACGTTCGACCAAATCGACCCACGCGCGGAAGACGTCGCACGCACACTCGGGTGTACCCGTGCCCAAGCGTTCTTGCAAATCGCGATCCCCCAGGCATGGCGAGGCATGATCGCGGCGACCACGATTGCTTGGGCGCGGGCGTTGGGAGAATTCGGACCGATCTTGGTCTTCGCTGGCGCAACGCGAATGCGTACCGAGGTGCTTTCAACGACCGTGTTTTTAGAACTCAGTATCGGACAGCTTGATGCCGCGGTCGCAGTCTCGCTGCTGATGGTTGCGATGGCGGTTTTCGTGCTGTTGGTCTTGCGAGTTTTGGGAACAGGACTAACGGCATGA
- the corA gene encoding magnesium/cobalt transporter CorA, which translates to MTTHHPRRRKKPRFHRHSKPGASPGTLHAAPETLQPDIQVIAFNVDRMVEAPMENLDRLNDVLDESMVTWINVDGLGDANTIKKIGDRFGLHALALEDVINVHQRAKVEPYSDHLFVVTRQIVITSDEHLESEQISLFLGKNFVLTFQQHPGDCFDPVRDRIRTSRGRIRGAGSDYLAYALIDAVIDSYFPIVEKFADHLEDLEDQIVTRQSPDVIDRIHEVRNDLLLLRRSVRPHRDALNELVRDEHPLICSETHVFLRDCYDHTIQLIDLLDVYREMCSDLRDYYLSIVSNHMNEVMKVLTIIATIFIPLGFIAGLYGMNFNTNLPGNMPELNIPYGYVGAVTLMSLVAVGMLAFFWRSGWLGSSRRR; encoded by the coding sequence GTGACGACACACCATCCTCGTAGGCGAAAGAAACCCAGGTTTCACCGACACAGCAAACCGGGCGCTTCGCCCGGAACGCTGCACGCCGCCCCCGAAACGTTGCAGCCTGACATTCAAGTGATTGCCTTCAATGTAGATCGCATGGTCGAGGCGCCGATGGAGAATCTCGATCGGTTGAACGACGTCCTGGATGAATCGATGGTGACCTGGATCAACGTGGATGGCCTCGGCGATGCGAATACGATCAAGAAAATCGGTGACCGTTTTGGACTGCACGCTTTGGCGCTTGAAGATGTGATCAACGTTCACCAGCGCGCCAAAGTCGAACCGTATAGCGACCATCTTTTCGTCGTGACCCGGCAGATTGTGATAACGTCCGACGAACATCTGGAGTCGGAACAGATTAGTCTGTTTCTGGGAAAGAATTTTGTACTCACGTTCCAGCAGCATCCGGGTGACTGTTTCGACCCGGTGCGCGATCGAATCCGAACAAGCCGAGGCCGGATTCGCGGCGCTGGGTCGGATTATTTGGCTTACGCATTGATCGACGCGGTCATTGACTCTTATTTTCCGATCGTTGAAAAGTTTGCCGACCACCTAGAGGATTTGGAAGACCAGATCGTAACTCGCCAGAGTCCCGATGTCATTGACCGCATCCACGAGGTGCGAAACGATTTATTGTTGCTGCGACGAAGTGTTCGGCCGCATCGGGACGCGCTGAACGAACTGGTGCGAGATGAGCATCCGCTGATCTGCAGCGAAACCCACGTCTTTCTCCGGGATTGCTACGACCATACGATTCAGTTGATTGACTTGCTCGACGTGTATCGGGAAATGTGCTCGGACCTTCGCGATTATTACTTATCCATCGTCAGCAACCACATGAATGAAGTCATGAAAGTGTTGACGATCATTGCCACAATCTTTATCCCGCTCGGTTTTATCGCTGGATTGTACGGCATGAATTTTAATACGAACTTGCCCGGCAACATGCCTGAACTGAACATCCCGTACGGGTACGTGGGAGCGGTCACGTTGATGTCGCTGGTGGCCGTCGGGATGCTCGCATTCTTTTGGCGGAGCGGTTGGCTTGGATCATCAAGGCGGCGGTAG
- a CDS encoding site-2 protease family protein, which produces MNHSWPLGRLAGIDVRIHWTFLLLPVWVYFSSLAAGSGAVAASVSVAFVLSVFGCIVLHELGHALTARQFGIQTSDITLLPIGGVASLERMPRSPWQELAIAIAGPAVNVAIAASFLVGLPILAASSALPVFAIALLSKLAWVNVALVVFNMLPAFPMDGGRVLRATLALTLPYRTATRVAVGVGQVVAIGLAIVGLMTGNLLLMLLAGFVFLAAQSEVMLADQQLADSTTAVNPKAMLLDSQGNEIAEIPSRPMPVVSAQWNASNVLGWLSSDSVDEFFVSSHGMTVAIVRKCDLRRAVKSGLGSQTVERLLAGHVLPFRNVAA; this is translated from the coding sequence ATGAACCATTCGTGGCCTTTAGGGCGACTCGCTGGCATTGACGTACGGATTCACTGGACGTTTTTACTACTGCCGGTCTGGGTCTATTTTTCAAGCTTGGCTGCGGGCAGCGGTGCGGTCGCCGCCTCCGTTTCCGTCGCTTTTGTATTGTCCGTCTTTGGCTGTATCGTCTTACACGAACTTGGCCACGCGCTGACGGCTCGCCAATTCGGCATCCAAACAAGCGACATCACGTTACTACCGATTGGAGGTGTCGCCAGTCTGGAACGGATGCCTCGCAGTCCTTGGCAAGAACTGGCGATTGCGATTGCGGGGCCGGCAGTGAATGTCGCCATTGCAGCAAGCTTCTTGGTCGGGCTGCCGATCCTGGCCGCTTCATCGGCGCTACCTGTCTTTGCCATCGCGTTGCTAAGCAAGTTGGCTTGGGTGAATGTAGCCCTCGTCGTCTTCAACATGTTGCCCGCGTTTCCGATGGACGGTGGACGAGTGCTGCGGGCCACTCTTGCACTGACGTTGCCGTACCGCACGGCAACTCGCGTGGCAGTCGGTGTGGGGCAAGTCGTTGCAATCGGCTTGGCAATCGTCGGCCTAATGACCGGCAACTTGTTGCTGATGCTCTTAGCAGGATTCGTCTTCCTAGCTGCCCAGAGTGAAGTGATGCTAGCTGATCAACAGCTTGCAGACTCCACAACGGCGGTCAACCCGAAGGCGATGCTACTGGACTCGCAAGGAAACGAGATTGCCGAAATCCCATCCCGGCCGATGCCGGTCGTGAGTGCTCAGTGGAACGCCAGCAATGTGCTGGGGTGGCTGTCAAGTGACTCGGTGGACGAGTTCTTTGTTTCGAGTCACGGAATGACGGTCGCGATCGTTCGCAAATGCGACCTGCGCCGCGCCGTCAAGTCGGGACTGGGATCACAAACGGTGGAGCGTTTGCTGGCCGGACACGTCCTGCCGTTTCGGAATGTCGCCGCATAG
- a CDS encoding SpoIIAA family protein, giving the protein MSFNITEHADGKIIEIQVSGKLSKEAYEAFLPATEAKIKEFGKVRMLVILKDFHGWDAGALWEDIKFDLKHHAHIERLAIVGEKKWEKGMSIFCKPFTSASIQYFDIGEVTKAREWIQADMPVAS; this is encoded by the coding sequence ATGTCGTTCAATATCACGGAACACGCCGACGGCAAGATCATCGAGATTCAAGTCAGCGGAAAACTGTCCAAGGAAGCTTATGAGGCGTTTCTGCCCGCAACCGAAGCCAAAATCAAGGAGTTTGGCAAAGTCCGAATGCTGGTCATCCTGAAAGATTTCCACGGTTGGGACGCCGGAGCTCTGTGGGAGGATATCAAGTTCGATTTAAAGCATCACGCACACATCGAACGACTGGCGATCGTTGGCGAAAAAAAATGGGAAAAGGGAATGTCTATCTTCTGCAAGCCGTTCACCTCCGCCTCGATCCAATACTTTGACATTGGTGAGGTCACGAAGGCACGTGAGTGGATTCAAGCCGATATGCCAGTCGCCTCGTAG
- a CDS encoding ABC transporter permease produces the protein MFRLIALIRKEFLALLKDPKSRFVVIGPPIIQLLVFGYAATFDVTDVPLAVYNESSGEASRDLVARFEGSPNFRKVATITSDNQIAPLVDSRQALIVLHIGRTFARDLHRSGKATVQVILDGRDSNTALITLGYSREIINDFNVQWMKDRGLQGAPAQLEVRSWFNPNQESRWFIVPGIVGLLTLVVAMLVTALSVAREREEGTFDQLLVTPYQPWEILVGKAMPGLVIGVTEATFIVGAAVLWFQVPLVGSLVTLYVGIVLFVLAAIGVGLMISAISVTQQQALLGAFLFLVPAIILSGFSTPIANMPAFIQVITLFNPLRYFLVVLRSTFLEGTPIHLLLDQFWPMAAIAAFTLTSAAWLFRRRMY, from the coding sequence GTGTTTCGACTCATCGCACTCATTCGAAAAGAGTTTCTTGCCTTGCTCAAGGATCCAAAGAGTCGGTTTGTCGTCATTGGTCCGCCGATTATTCAATTGCTGGTCTTCGGCTACGCGGCGACGTTTGATGTGACGGATGTTCCCTTGGCTGTCTACAACGAGAGCTCCGGTGAAGCGTCGCGAGATTTAGTGGCACGATTTGAGGGCTCACCCAACTTCCGCAAGGTGGCAACGATCACTAGCGACAATCAAATCGCGCCGTTGGTCGACAGTCGCCAAGCGTTGATTGTCCTGCATATCGGCAGAACCTTTGCGCGTGATTTGCATCGGAGCGGGAAGGCGACGGTTCAGGTGATCCTGGATGGCCGGGATTCCAACACCGCCCTGATTACGCTGGGTTACTCCCGTGAAATCATCAACGACTTCAATGTCCAGTGGATGAAGGACCGGGGCTTGCAGGGGGCTCCGGCGCAACTGGAAGTACGCTCCTGGTTCAATCCCAATCAGGAAAGTCGGTGGTTTATTGTGCCCGGCATCGTTGGGCTACTGACGTTGGTAGTGGCAATGCTCGTGACAGCGTTGTCGGTGGCGCGCGAGCGAGAAGAGGGCACGTTCGATCAATTGCTCGTGACGCCGTATCAGCCTTGGGAGATTCTGGTCGGCAAAGCGATGCCTGGGTTGGTCATCGGTGTGACCGAGGCTACATTCATTGTAGGAGCCGCCGTCTTATGGTTTCAGGTACCATTGGTCGGCAGTCTGGTCACGCTTTATGTCGGGATCGTGCTGTTCGTGTTGGCTGCGATCGGTGTTGGACTTATGATTTCAGCGATTTCGGTCACGCAACAGCAGGCGTTGCTTGGCGCATTCTTGTTTTTGGTACCGGCCATCATTCTTTCTGGTTTCTCGACTCCGATCGCCAACATGCCCGCCTTTATCCAAGTAATCACCCTGTTCAACCCACTGCGATATTTTCTAGTCGTGCTCCGCTCTACCTTTTTGGAAGGAACACCGATCCACTTGCTGTTAGACCAGTTTTGGCCGATGGCGGCGATCGCCGCGTTTACCTTGACCTCAGCCGCGTGGTTGTTTCGACGCCGGATGTACTGA
- a CDS encoding ABC transporter ATP-binding protein: MIELRDVTTGAGEFRLTDLSLQVQKGEYAVLMGRTGRGKTTILEALCGLRRIEHGKIFIDETDVTDWMPGDRQIGYVPQDLALFPTLSVAEHLTFALKLRGHTREAMNRRCEELSEMLGIASLLNRKIDGLSGGEAQRVALGRALSFHPNVLLLDEPLSALDESTRLEMRKLLRRVKDAAGVTTLHVTHSSDEAASLADRLFVLDGGKITTECVANGSFGNVDDSQ; the protein is encoded by the coding sequence ATGATTGAACTACGTGATGTCACCACCGGCGCGGGCGAATTCCGTCTGACCGATCTATCGCTTCAAGTGCAAAAGGGCGAATACGCGGTGCTAATGGGACGCACCGGTCGTGGCAAAACAACCATCCTCGAAGCACTCTGCGGGCTCCGCCGAATCGAGCATGGCAAAATCTTTATCGACGAGACGGACGTCACCGATTGGATGCCCGGCGACCGGCAAATCGGATATGTACCGCAAGACCTTGCGTTGTTTCCTACCTTGAGCGTCGCCGAACATCTGACGTTCGCCCTGAAACTGCGTGGACATACGCGCGAGGCGATGAATCGCCGCTGTGAAGAATTGAGCGAGATGCTGGGCATCGCGTCGTTGTTGAATCGCAAAATAGATGGGCTCAGTGGTGGCGAAGCTCAGCGAGTGGCGCTCGGCAGAGCGTTGTCGTTTCACCCCAATGTCCTGCTGCTCGATGAACCGCTGAGTGCTCTGGACGAGTCGACGCGACTTGAAATGCGCAAATTACTGCGGCGGGTCAAAGACGCCGCAGGGGTAACGACTCTACATGTTACCCACAGCAGCGATGAGGCTGCGTCGTTGGCGGATCGTCTCTTCGTGCTTGATGGCGGCAAGATCACTACCGAGTGTGTAGCGAACGGATCCTTTGGAAACGTTGACGATTCGCAATGA
- a CDS encoding HEAT repeat domain-containing protein produces MTPTETAIKELASKDGVVRERARKALVATKGHEVVHALIGELVDPQRQVRWEAAKTLSEIADPVAAIPLVHAMHDGESDVAWVAAEGVARMGMPGLMAVLSGLTRASFSLEYCKAAHHSLKRMKKSGKQVEEIDKVLAALEGAEPKLTAPIAAHHALQAIRAR; encoded by the coding sequence ATGACTCCAACTGAAACTGCAATTAAAGAATTAGCCTCAAAAGATGGTGTCGTCCGTGAACGTGCACGGAAGGCCTTGGTGGCCACCAAAGGACATGAAGTGGTCCACGCGTTGATTGGTGAATTGGTTGATCCCCAACGGCAAGTGCGTTGGGAAGCGGCCAAGACATTATCGGAAATCGCAGACCCTGTTGCAGCGATCCCGCTGGTTCACGCGATGCACGACGGAGAAAGCGACGTGGCCTGGGTTGCTGCTGAGGGCGTCGCCCGCATGGGGATGCCCGGACTGATGGCGGTTTTGAGTGGATTGACCCGCGCCAGTTTTTCGTTGGAGTACTGCAAGGCTGCTCATCATTCACTCAAACGAATGAAGAAAAGCGGAAAGCAGGTTGAGGAAATCGACAAGGTGTTGGCTGCGTTGGAGGGAGCAGAACCAAAACTGACGGCACCGATTGCCGCACACCACGCCCTTCAAGCAATCCGTGCAAGGTAG
- the modA gene encoding molybdate ABC transporter substrate-binding protein yields the protein MLPKNRIFLLIIGSAASLAGIFAILNLDIDSPSTPDDGQRSLMLYCAASNRAVMESIAADYENEFGRKIDIQYGPSQTLLSSMEVTGSGDLFLPADDSYLEMASQKRLIAEELPIAQMQAVVAVKRNNPKSIEQLKDLLRDDVRVVLASPDTAAIGKVVQQTMSGDDQWESITSTATALRTTVNEVANDVTIGAADAGIVYDAVLHTYDDLQYVELPELADAASQISIGVIATTDQPQAALHFARYVSAQDRGLKRYAEFGFRTQRGDVWSDVPELVIFAGSMLRPAIEETIETFEQREGVKVNRVYNGCGILVAQMKAGQHPDAYFACDSEFMNQVQDLFLEPVPVSQNELVILVQKGNPKKIKTLKDLARSDLRVGIGHEKQCAMGWITQNTFREGGIQKEVMSNVTVQSPTGDMLVNQLLAGSLDTAVAYLSNAAGAAESLDAIRIQGIPCSIAIQPWAVAEESKYPELAGRLFQQICSQSSQDTFAAEGFQWQIETSAPTQR from the coding sequence ATGTTACCAAAAAATCGCATCTTCCTTCTCATCATTGGGTCGGCCGCTTCACTGGCGGGGATCTTTGCCATCCTAAATCTCGACATAGACAGTCCATCGACGCCGGACGATGGGCAACGGTCATTGATGCTCTACTGCGCCGCGAGTAATCGTGCGGTGATGGAGTCGATTGCCGCGGATTACGAAAACGAGTTTGGTCGCAAGATTGATATTCAGTACGGACCATCACAAACCCTTTTGTCGTCGATGGAGGTTACAGGATCGGGCGATTTATTCTTGCCAGCCGACGACAGCTATCTCGAGATGGCGAGCCAGAAGCGATTGATCGCTGAGGAGCTGCCGATTGCCCAGATGCAGGCTGTTGTCGCTGTCAAACGAAACAATCCGAAGTCGATCGAACAGCTGAAGGACCTGCTCCGCGATGATGTCCGAGTGGTACTAGCGAGTCCCGATACGGCCGCGATTGGCAAAGTCGTCCAACAGACAATGAGCGGTGATGACCAGTGGGAATCGATCACGTCCACGGCGACCGCGCTGCGAACAACGGTCAACGAGGTTGCCAACGATGTTACGATCGGCGCGGCAGATGCCGGAATCGTTTACGACGCGGTACTGCATACCTACGACGACCTACAGTACGTTGAACTGCCTGAACTGGCTGATGCCGCTTCTCAAATCTCCATCGGCGTCATCGCAACGACAGACCAACCCCAAGCTGCACTTCATTTCGCTCGCTACGTTTCGGCACAAGATCGTGGACTGAAACGATACGCTGAATTTGGTTTCCGCACCCAACGCGGAGACGTTTGGAGCGACGTGCCGGAGTTGGTCATTTTTGCGGGCTCGATGTTACGCCCCGCGATCGAGGAAACGATCGAGACGTTTGAACAACGCGAAGGCGTCAAAGTCAACCGAGTTTACAACGGATGCGGAATCTTGGTTGCTCAAATGAAGGCGGGTCAACACCCCGATGCCTATTTCGCGTGCGATTCGGAGTTCATGAACCAGGTTCAAGATTTGTTTCTCGAACCGGTTCCGGTCTCACAAAATGAACTGGTGATTCTTGTGCAAAAGGGCAATCCCAAAAAGATCAAAACACTGAAAGACTTAGCTCGTAGCGACTTGCGAGTTGGGATTGGACACGAGAAACAATGCGCCATGGGCTGGATCACCCAAAACACGTTTCGTGAAGGTGGTATCCAAAAAGAAGTCATGTCAAACGTGACGGTCCAATCACCAACGGGGGACATGCTGGTGAATCAATTGCTAGCCGGTTCGCTTGACACTGCCGTTGCCTATTTGAGTAACGCAGCGGGTGCTGCGGAGTCCTTGGATGCGATCCGAATCCAAGGCATCCCCTGCAGTATCGCGATACAACCTTGGGCGGTGGCGGAAGAGTCTAAGTACCCGGAACTGGCAGGCCGTTTGTTCCAGCAAATTTGTTCGCAGTCCTCGCAGGACACATTCGCTGCCGAAGGTTTCCAGTGGCAAATTGAAACGTCAGCTCCCACTCAACGATGA
- a CDS encoding alpha/beta hydrolase family protein, with translation MGRKTKTLFLASLSVVAVLLSLAKPVFALETEAVKHLDLEPQDTNRDRTVPVRVYLSEQASAGPIVLFSHGLGGSRTNNAYLGEYWAAAGYVCVFMQHAGSDQEVWQTARLRDRMTALKQAASAKNAADRVKDVSFVIDQLEKWNQEVGHPLCGKLDLEHIGMSGHSFGAVTTLAVAGRKSLLGRSFAEERIDAFFAMSPQPGEGLSAERALGHIRAPMLCMTGTEDDNPLNNRVTPQFRREVYEALPEGDKYELVFDGGHHFAFGDSEGFRTRGRDPNHHPAIQKISLEFWDAYLRANSSSRQWLQSKQPTIDCKLKTTDIWQWK, from the coding sequence GTGGGCCGAAAGACAAAGACATTGTTTCTGGCGTCGTTATCCGTTGTCGCCGTACTGCTGAGCTTGGCAAAGCCCGTGTTCGCATTAGAGACGGAAGCCGTCAAGCATCTCGACTTGGAACCTCAGGACACAAATCGCGATCGTACGGTCCCTGTGCGGGTATACCTTAGCGAACAAGCATCGGCGGGTCCCATTGTCCTGTTTTCACATGGTCTTGGTGGCTCGCGAACAAACAATGCTTATCTGGGTGAGTATTGGGCCGCCGCCGGATATGTTTGCGTCTTCATGCAACACGCCGGAAGCGATCAGGAAGTCTGGCAGACTGCGCGCCTACGCGACCGCATGACGGCCCTCAAGCAGGCCGCTAGTGCAAAGAACGCGGCCGATCGAGTCAAAGACGTATCATTCGTTATTGATCAGTTGGAAAAGTGGAATCAAGAAGTGGGTCACCCGCTGTGCGGCAAATTAGATCTCGAGCACATTGGAATGAGCGGTCACAGTTTTGGTGCGGTGACGACGCTTGCCGTCGCTGGCCGCAAGTCTCTATTGGGCAGAAGTTTTGCGGAGGAGCGGATTGACGCGTTCTTTGCCATGAGTCCCCAGCCCGGCGAAGGGTTGTCTGCCGAACGCGCCCTGGGTCACATCCGTGCCCCGATGTTGTGTATGACCGGAACCGAGGACGACAACCCGCTCAACAATCGTGTGACGCCCCAGTTTCGGCGCGAAGTCTACGAGGCTCTCCCTGAAGGTGATAAGTACGAGTTGGTTTTTGACGGCGGTCATCATTTCGCCTTTGGTGACTCAGAGGGTTTTCGCACTCGCGGTCGCGATCCCAACCATCACCCCGCAATTCAGAAGATCAGCCTCGAATTCTGGGACGCCTATTTACGAGCTAACTCATCGAGCCGTCAATGGTTACAATCCAAACAACCGACGATCGATTGCAAGCTGAAGACTACCGACATTTGGCAATGGAAGTAG